In a genomic window of Meleagris gallopavo isolate NT-WF06-2002-E0010 breed Aviagen turkey brand Nicholas breeding stock chromosome 1, Turkey_5.1, whole genome shotgun sequence:
- the PRSS23 gene encoding serine protease 23 has translation MAGLCTLILLLCAAKDVMPSGPHWKPTWPSYRVPVILPQSTFNLDKPQFDAEARLEVASPCGPECHKSSPLPTYEEVKNYLSYETLYANGSLTETEVGIYILSSSGDESRGKSRTKRQIYGYDSRFSIFGKDFLLNYPFSTSVKLSTGCTGTLVAEKHVLTAAHCIHDGKSYVKGAQKLRVGFLKPKVKNGSKGANITGSAMPEKMKFQWIRVKRTHVPKGWIKGNANDIGMDYDYALLELKKPHKRKFMKIGVSPPARHLPGGRIHFSGYDNDRPGNLVYRFCDVKDETYDLLYQQCDAQPGASGSGVYVRMWKRQNHKWERKIIGIFSGHQWVDMNGTPQDFNVAVRITPLKYAQICYWIKGNYLDCREG, from the coding sequence ATGGCTGGCTTGTGCACTCTAATCCTCCTTTTGTGTGCTGCTAAAGATGTGATGCCCTCCGGTCCTCACTGGAAGCCAACTTGGCCCTCTTACAGAGTTCCAGTTATCCTGCCACAGTCTACCTTTAACTTGGACAAACCACAGTTTGATGCTGAAGCCAGACTGGAAGTGGCATCTCCGTGTGGCCCAGAGTGCCACAAAAGTTCTCCGCTTCCAACTTATGAAGAAGTGAAGAACTACCTGTCCTATGAAACCTTGTATGCTAATGGTAGCCTCACTGAAACCGAAGTGGGCATATATattctgagcagcagtggtgatgaGTCTCGAGGCAAATCTCGAACTAAGAGGCAGATCTATGGCTATGACAGCAGGTTTAGCATTTTTGGGAAGGACTTCTTGTTGAATTACCCATTCTCCACGTCAGTGAAGCTATCTACAGGTTGCACGGGGACGCTAGTGGCTGAAAAGCATGTGCTTACTGCTGCTCATTGCATCCACGATGGCAAGAGTTATGTCAAAGGAGCTCAGAAACTGCGGGTGGGGTTCCTGAAGCCTAAAGTGAaaaatggcagcaaaggggccAACATCACCGGCTCGGCAATGcctgagaaaatgaaattccaaTGGATCCGGGTGAAACGGACACATGTCCCCAAAGGATGGATCAAAGGCAATGCCAATGATATCGGCATGGATTATGACTATGCCCTGCTGGAGCTCAAGAAGCCTCATAAAAGAAAGTTTATGAAGATAGGTGTGAGCCCACCAGCAAGACACTTGCCTGGAGGGAGAATTCACTTTTCTGGCTACGACAACGATCGACCGGGAAACCTGGTGTATCGTTTCTGTGATGTCAAAGATGAAACATACGACCTGCTGTACCAGCAGTGTGATGCCCAACCAGGTGCCAGTGGATCTGGGGTGTACGTGAGGATGTGGAAGAGGCAGAATCACAAATGGGAACGTAAAATTATTGGCATATTTTCAGGCCATCAGTGGGTGGACATGAATGGCACCCCGCAGGATTTCAATGTAGCTGTTCGCATCACACCCCTCAAATACGCACAGATCTGTTACTGGATCAAAGGCAACTATCTTGACTGCAGGGAAGGATAA